One segment of Vicia villosa cultivar HV-30 ecotype Madison, WI unplaced genomic scaffold, Vvil1.0 ctg.000621F_1_1, whole genome shotgun sequence DNA contains the following:
- the LOC131629880 gene encoding uncharacterized protein LOC131629880: MANWRKNQEISNHQVGHWRSSSYNGKPPLDNRFPTVPSWEKKFCASVGSVPWKKIIECKRYMYMHSSVVNWEDSAVKETFDNAKNRFWAAINGFPCNIPLPDPDMYIDDVDWDASVDPELYLDLDREVEASRNMIEKSQETVILGSSLLLNQSLSGPGWGIEPTGWGDDEEVTKPPEPNPACGWGWGAEEEVTKPPEPSYAADGWGSNNHENNETNSWEQNVSQRWIPKEQYGGDLDNKYQTSNGGNTNWRTWEGNNRRRENSTSWSKNPAYHNDNNEYQMNRGRRNGGGGGGGGGGGGGGGGGGRRGHYSYVAKVASPSAW, encoded by the exons ATGGCTAATTGGAGAAAAAACCAAGAGATCAGTAATCATCAAGTGGGTCACTGGAGATCCTCATCTTATAATGGAAAACCACCTTTGG ATAATAGGTTTCCAACAGTTCCTTCGTGGGAAAAGAAATTTTGTGCTTCGGTTGGCTCAGTTCCATGGAAAAAGATAATAGAATGCAAGAGGTATATGTATATGCATTCCAGTGTGGTAAACTGGGAAGACTCTGCTGTCAAAGAGACATTTGACAATGCAAAAAACAGGTTTTGGGCTGCGATCAACGGATTTCCCTGCAACATTCCGTTGCCTGATCCGGACATGTACATCGATGATGTAGATTGGGATGCGAGTGTCGATCCTGAACTCTATCTGGATTTGGATAGAGAAGTAGAGGCCAGTCGGAACATGATAGAAAAGAGCCAGGAGACTGTGATTTTAGGAAGTTCTCTTCTATTAAATCAGTCATTATCCGGTCCTGGATGGGGAATAGAACCTACTGGATGGGGGGACGATGAAGAAGTAACAAAGCCCCCTGAACCAAATCCAGCCTGTGGATGGGGATGGGGCGCCGAGGAAGAAGTAACGAAGCCTCCCGAACCAAGCTATGCTGCTGATGGATGGGGATCAAACAATCATGAAAATAATGAAACCAACTCTTGGGAACAGAATGTTTCTCAAAGGTGGATTCCAAAGGAGCAATATGGTGGTGACTTGGATAACAAGTATCAAACAAGTAATGGTGGGAATACAAATTGGAGAACATGGGAAGGAAATAACAGAAGGAGAGAGAATAGTACGTCGTGGTCTAAGAACCCTGCATATCACAATGATAATAATGAATATCAGATGAATCGAGGAAGAAGAaatggaggaggaggaggaggaggaggaggaggaggaggaggaggaggaggaggaggaaggaGAGGACATTATAGTTATGTGGCCAAGGTAGCTAGTCCCAGTGCATGGTAA